NNNNNNNNNNNNNNNNNNNNNNNNNNNNNNNNNNNNNNNNNNNNNNNNNNNNNNNNNNNNNNNNNNNNNNNNNNNNNNNNNNNNNNNNNNNNNNNNNNNNNNNNNNNNNNNNNNNNNNNNNNNNNNNNNNNNNNNNNNNNNNNNNNNNNNNNNNNNNNNNNNNNNNNNNNNNNNNNNNNNNNNNNNNNNNNNNNNNNNNNNNNNNNNNNNNNNNNNNNNNNNNNNNNNNNNNNNNNNNNNNNNNNNNNNNNNNNNNNNNNNNNNNNNNNNNNNNNNNNNNNNNNNNNNNNNNNNNNNNNNNNNNNNNNNNNNNNNNNNNNNNNNNNNNNNNNNNNNNNNNNNNNNNNNNNNNNNNNNNNNNNNNNNNNNNNNNNNNNNNNNNNNNNNNNNNNNNNNNNNNNNNNNNNNNNNNNNNNNNNNNNNNNNNNNNNNNNNNNNNNNNNNNNNNNNNNNNNNNNNNNNNNNNNNNNNNNNNNNNNNNNNNNNNNNNNNNNNNNNNNNNNNNNNNNNNNNNNNNNNNNNNNNNNNNNNNNNNNNNNNNNNNNNNNNNNNNNNNNNNNNNNNNNNNNNNNNNNNNNNNNNNNNNNNNNNNNNNNNNNNNNNNNNNNNNNNNNNNNNNNNNNNNNNNNNNNNNNNNNNNNNNNNNNNNNNNNNNNNNNNNNNNNNNNNNNNNNNNNNNNNNNNNNNNNNNNNNNNNNNNNNNNNNNNNNNNNNNNNNNNNNNNNNNNNNNNNNNNNNNNNNNNNNNNNNNNNNNNNNNNNNNNNNNNNNNNNNNNNNNNNNNNNNNNNNNNNNNNNNNNNNNNNNNNNNNNNNNNNNNNNNNNNNNNNNNNNNNNNNNNNNNNNNNNNNNNNNNNNNNNNNNNNNNNNNNNNNNNNNNNNNNNNNNNNNNNNNNNNNNNNNNNNNNNNNNNNNNNNNNNNNNNNNNNNNNNNNNNNNNNNNNNNNNNNNNNNNNNNNNNNNNNNNNNNNNNNNNNNNNNNNNNNNNNNNNNNNNNNNNNNNNNNNNNNNNNNNNNNNNNNNNNNNNNNNNNNNNNNNNNNNNNNNNNNNNNNNNNNNNNNNNNNNNNNNNNNNNNNNNNNNNNNNNNNNNNNNNNNNNNNNNNNNNNNNNNNNNNNNNNNNNNNNNNNNNNNNNNNNNNNNNNNNNNNNNNNNNNGCTGGCTCGCCAGAGACAAGACCTCGGTGCGGGAGGCAGCAGCTGTGGCGGTGGGGGAGGCGCCGGCGCCCGGCGGGAGGAAGCGGGATCCGAGGGAGGGAGGTCGTCGCAGATGAGATCCGGGAGGGTGGGGTCGCGGATTGGTGGAACACGGAGAAGTTTTTATTAGAAGGGACTCGTTGCCGCAGCAGCTTGTGAGATCGGAGCGTGGCACGTCGGCCGTCTCACTCTCAACAGTTTGTTTCGGCACCTTGGGCCTTAATCATGTGGTTCATGGTGGCCCAACAAATCCGAATGGAGCTATTTTTGGAGCGGGCTTCTTGTCAGGGatcattcttcaaaaaaaaaaaagataaacacAACTTCTTAGCAGCTTTCccccaaaaattctaaaattatATCGATTATTGAAATTCATTTAGGATTCGTTTTGTCCTGTACCCCTAAACATTTCCTGAATCCTGATACAAGTGTGAATGTATACCACTTCATAATCTCTCCGGTTAAGGATTCTTTATGCATTTATGAAGAGCTTTTTTCTTTGCAAAATCTATGTTGTAGTCTTGTAGAATGGACAAACTTTGTGCCAATGGAATGAGGTTCCAATCACCTCACCTTTTCTAGAAAAAAGAGTGGTATCCTCCCAGCCCTATGTGTAACAAGTGATTCTTCTTAAAGATTGATATTGTTTATAGAGCAGACTGTCATCAATTTATTTGGATATTCTTTTCTCCAACATACGATATATGGACGAGAAAATTCCACCGTGGAATTTGTAACAATTCGGAAAAGGAGAAAAAGGCGCTAATGGAATATGTCTCCTCCTCGACAGGCtccttttcaagatatattatATGATTCCGAACTTCATACTGGGTCTCCAAGGCCGCTAGCTATGTAACATTTTGTCTTGGGAGGAACTCAGACGGGGCGGACCCATGGGTTATGCCAAGTGGGCCATGACATACCCTGTGCAGGCCAATGTCTATTGCATACTGAAGAATGAATTCTAAACTGTTCTATAAGAAACATTTATAACTCCatgcacaattgtgtggcctggTGGTTTGTAGTGTGGATGTGTGGGGCTCCTACCCAAGAGGTTTCCAGTTCGACCTCCCGTGTCAGTGCATCGTTACTAGAAGGCAATCCCTCTATATTACAGTGCTgcattttaattttttattttctctATTTCCCAGCAACGCTTTTCTATTTATTAAGAACAACTTCAagactctctttacattattctttattgataGGAATAgagttttttataaaaaaaatcaattagaTCGCCAAATATTACCATTCTTTATTTCTTTGCTAGCAAAAAATGAAAACAAGACATATCAATTTTAATTCAAATAGTGCTTTGCTTTCTTATTTTCTCACTAGTGCATGACGTACTACCAAGCTACACTTAAATTTCATTTCTTCTATTTTTCTGTCCCTCTATATATTAACTATGCAACTTATGCTTTAGTAACGAATTGCTCTATTATCATGCCTTATTGGTCATAAAACATCCAATGTGTTGTTAATATAAGTAGTCACATTCAGGTGAAAGAAAACCCATTCAAAGCTATTCTTTTAATGATCAGGATGCAATTCGGAAAGCTTATATATAATTAAAGGTCCTTTCAAACTTATGCACATGGTTAGCTTGAATAATCGAGACATCAGATCATTCAGAAAGCGCCAGGTAAAAATGTCAGATAAGTAGTATTATAAGTCTCTCCTTAGCTATATTTCAAACTATTTGTATATTTTTTGGAATTAGTTGTCATCGTTTCTAGCATAATCTTTGGATTTAAGGCTTATCATGCTATTTAATACATGTAGTTTTACCGAATTGAAATATGGTTTTATCAAATTGAAAATGGTTTTACCGGATTGTATAAGGAATTTTTTGTGCGGCATACCCTACGTTAAAATCCTAGGTCCGCCACTTTCAACAGAAAATGTTTCTCATATGTTCTATTAGTTGAAAATCAAACTTCAAAAGGCAAAAAAGAACTTCAAAAGCCTGATTTTGCATCTTATAATATGTTGACATATCGAGTAGCCTTCTTTTGCCCTTACATTAGAAAGAGACAAAATAGCCTAAAACTTGTGTCGACAAGAAATTGTTTGGGGTATTGCATTCAGGTAAATCATTGGATCTCTTAGACAGCTCCAAAGCCATCCTTGGAATAGGGTAGATAACAAGCTAATCGGACCCTTTGAGTTTTTTTTAAGTTAATATGTTATTATTTATTACTCCTATACAGCTGTTCGTTtggttgtggcttgtcgtaaacgatcgtaaatttccagcaggaacagtattttctctcacacaaaccagccaacagtacttcttcacgaaccagtaacgatacgaaccagccaaccgaacaggttgTTTGATATTCAAATTCAAACTGAGTTTAATGAGCCAAGTTAAAGTTAAAATTCATTCAAATCAGCTATCTTGGTTTCGAAAGGAAAACAAATGCATTCGGACAATTTTAAAATGAGACAACTGAATGAGCCTTTTGTCAAGCCCTACTTGGAACCATATTAAGAGAGTGCATTTTTTTATGCTTTGTTAGAAGCTGCTGCAATTCAGGGTGCAGTACACTTGAGAAATGGACTAACAactacttcctccatcccaaataAATTAACTTcttttaagtcaaacttttttaaatttAATCTAATTTATAGACAAAAAGCActatgatatcaaataagcatACTATAAAAAGCATACTTTATGGTGTGTCAAACGATACTATGACTTGAATTCGAGGAATGGATCCTTTGATCTGATGCCTGGCATTGGATATCCGTATGAAATCAGATTATTCTGAGCTCAACAGATTTCAAATGAGATTGGGATGTATACTGACGATGCTGACGAATGTAGCAGATTGCCATGACAGCTATATTGTTACTATCTTTATGTTCCTTTTGGAATGTACCACTATCTATATATTTGCTTATAAAtacaccaatctcaattttgttGTTTCTATCCTCTTCGATCCGATACACTGGTCGCACAGCTCGTTATTGTTACAGCGAAATGGAGAATAATCAGGGTGTGGAAGAgagataaattaaaaaaaaaaaaactcgcgcCGTCGCACCACTCGATCCCAGCCTCTCAGATGTCAGAGCAACCTGTCGGACAGGCTCGGCAGGCGGCGGAAGAAGTTGACCGCTGGCGGGGGCATAGGGTCCCGGAACATCGGGTGGCGCAGGTAGTAGAACCCGCTGGCCACGGCCACCATCTTGGGCGGCATGGCGTACAGCGCGACGGCCACGGCGAAGCTCACGCCCACGAAGATCCGGCTGGCGCGCGGGTCCCGCCAGCTCACCAGCGCCTGCAGCCGCTCGCCCTGCGCCGCCACGTCGCCCATGACGCGCTGCACCCGCCCCGCCAGCGTGCGCAGCCGTTCGTACCGAAGCCGGAGGACCTCGGGCGGCGGCACCGGGTCGAACTCCTCCTCCAGCTCGTCGCCGTCCACCGTGTCGGCCTGCGACAGCCGCGCGTCCATGCCGGCGGGGCCCCGGGGTCGGAACCGGTAGTACCACACGCCGATCATGAACACGTACAGCGACGCCGTGGGCACCACCAGCTCCGGGTACCACACCAGGACTAGATAGAGCGCGTGGACCAGCACGGTCGTCGACGGGTTGCGCCACCGCTGCACGCCGTCCAGCCACCGCGCCAGACCCACGGCCCAGGCGAGCACCCCCATGATGCGGAACCAGTTGGCCTTGGCGCGCCGCACGCTCCACGTGTGCGCGTCCGCGTCGAGCATGTACTTCACCACCTCTGGCCCCAGCGGCGGCTCCGAGCGCGCCAGCCATGTGGCCACGGTGCGCACGGCCGCGCCCCGGAGCGCCTCCTGCTGCGCGACGCCGATGGGGCGCAGGTAGTGCATGCGCGGCAGCAGCGGCGTCGTGTACGTGGCCCACGTGTCCGGGAGCTGCGCCGGAGACGAGAACCGCACGGCGAGCTGCACCTCGCCCATCTTCTTCAGCCCCGACCGCAGCAGCACCAGCAGCGGGTACGACGCCGTGTACGCCCGGTTGCTCTCCAGCGTGGACACGCGCACCCGCACCTTCCCGATGCGGTAGTCCTGCCGCTCGTCGCCGGGGCCGGCGAACATGCGCCAGTTGTCGAACACGGCGACCGTGAGCACAGTGCACGGGTCGTACACCTGCCACGTGTACTGCTCGTTCCACTGTGGGTTGAGGCTGTCGGTGATGGTCCGCGTGCGCACCCACTTTTTGCCGTACTTGGCCACGCAGTACGCGTCCGTCGACCCCTTGACGCCTCCCTTGGTCTTCATCGGCAGCAAGCCGCACGCTCCCATGATGCCGAGCTCCAGCACGCCCACCGGCGGCTTCCACAGCTGCTTCGCCGTCGGCCGGTAGTCGCTGCACACGTGCGCCGCCTCGTCGAGCACGTGGTACCCGCCTTCCAGGCAGAGCCGAAGGTGCAGCCGCCCGGAGTAGAAAGCCGGCGGGCCGCCGGCGTTGCCGGGAGGCATGCCGATGCCTGACGTCCCGCCTTCGAGGGTGAACCATCTCGACGCGACGATCTGCCGCTCGTCGAGGCGCTGCTCTATGGTGGTCACCGGGATGGTTGCGTGGCCGAGGAGCGCGGGTTCCTTGATCATGGACCGATCCTCCACTAGCACGATGATGTTGTCGTCGAGCGGCTCGGACGCGACGAACATGAGGTCTTCGGACCACGCGAACGCGGAGCCGCTGCTGCTGGCCACTGACCGTCGTGTCCGCGCCGACTGGAAGCCAAGCTGTATCTTGACGCGCACGTCGAACGGCAGCCCCGGCAGCGGCGCCGGGACGCGCAGGTCCTGCGCCTCGATGACGGACGCCCTCAGGTACCAGAGCTTGGGCGACTGGTACACCTTGGAGCGCGTGTACGCGGCGTACGGCGCGTCGGTGTTCCACGCCTCCGGGAACGCGTCGTCGGCCTGCGTGCCGATCCACACCGCCACCATGATGTCCCCCGTCACCATGCCGGGCTCGCCGCCCTCGAGCCTGTACCACTGCGGCGCCAGCGGGCCATCGGGCTGGTCGCGGACAGGCACGTCGGAGAGGTCGAAGCACACGCCGCCGAGGAAGGCTTCGGCAGGGGAGGGCGCGCCTCCGTCCCACACGGAGATCTCCAGCGTGGGCTCCGTCCTGGCGTGGCTGATGGCGAACACCTGGTTCCATTCGGGGTTGCCGGTGCCGGAGACGTCCCGGCCAGGCCGCGATCGGAGCGAGTGCGGACCAGCCTGGACCTTGACGTACGGGCCCTCGCAGGCGCGTATGCCGCGCACCCGCACGACGCGCACGAAGAGGTAGCGCATCGGCTCCACCAGGTCGTACGACGACGACTGCACCGGTTCCACGGACTCACCGGTGGACACGAACCGCCCGGGGATGACGCGGGGAGAGGGCGCGTAGTAATCCGGGCCCAAGCCGCCGCTCGGGTGGCGCACGACGCGGACGCGCTCCGTGGCCATCCGCGTCTTTCGCACCTCGGGAGGGTACTGGTCGCCGGATTCCGGTTCCGGCGCTGGCTCTGGCTCCGGCTGCGGCGGCTCTAGTGGCGGCGGCGTCATTGCCCCGTGTGGCCCGTGTACCGGCGGCGGCATCACGGGACCGTGGGGGCCGTGCGGCCCGTGCATCGGCGGCGGCATCATCGGACCGTGGGGGCCGTGAGGCCCGTGCATCGGCGGCATCATCATTGGTGGGTGCATGGGCGCTTCCTCCACGATAATGATCGGAGGTTGCGCCGCCGGCTGCTGCACTTCGACGGCGGCCTCAGTCGGCGCGGGCATATCTGGGAGCTCTCTCGGCGCTTCCGGCGGGacctccggcggcggcgcgttGTCGGCCTGCTCCGGCGGCTTTTCTTCCGGAGGCGGCGGCATTACTGCAGGCTCGTCGTAGTAGTAAATCTTGAGTCCAACCTCGCCGCGGATCCAGCTGATGAGGCTGCGCTTCTCGAGCGGGAAGTAGACGATCCCCTCCTCGCCGCGGCGCGAGAACTGGGAGCCGTAGATGCGGACGCGGCCGAGGAAGTGGTTCTTGCCGCTTCCCCCGCCGCTGCCGGAGGGGTTGAAGCGGCGGTCGTGGTAGAGCGAGATGTCGAGCGCCTCGCCGTGCATGTTCGCCGGGTCATGCACGACGAACTCGAGGCGCTCGTGCCACTGCGGGTTGAGGTCCCGCGGCACGGTGCGCGTGCGCTTCCTCTGGCCGTCGAAATCCACGACCGCGAAGGCGCTGGACGTGCCGAGGCCGTCCTTGGACACGAGGTCGCGCGCGTCCACCACCTCGACGGCCAGCCTCCGCACCATCGGCAGTGGCCCCGGGGGCGGagggccgccaccgccaccgcgggCCGCCATGGGCGGAACCGCGGAAGCAAGCAGgggatggtggtgatggtgagcTAGGCGACggtgtgaaaaagaaagcaaGAAGGCGACGGCGAAGGGAATACGGTTCCTTATGATCAGTCGGCGTGGGGTGGTGGAGCGATCAAGTGGTAGCTCCTTTTGCTTTTGAGGAGAGCTCTAGTGTGCTTTGGAGAGGGAGGGAGAATCTGTGCTAGAGTGAGAGAGGCGCagatgaagagaaaggaagaAGTAGTTATTCTTTCTTGACGTGGAAGCTCTCAGCTTTGTGCGGGCAGAATCTGATCTGTTCTTGGCGCTTTTGAATGTGCACTGAAGCGATTTGGTGCCGGTGGCGCCGCTGCGCTCGTACGCGACTTCTTcctcggccttgtttagatcatcaAAATTccaaagttttttcactctttctccattacatcaatttttggacgcatgaatggaacattaaatgtaggtaaaaaaaataactaattatacagtttggttgtaaatcacgagacgaatcttttgagcctagttagtccatgatcggacaaagtttatcaaatacaaacgaaacgtgctctGTTCTGTGCCGTGCCTCGCGTTCCCAAACACAGGCCGACAGTTAACAGAGTCTTCCGTTTCCGTATTTGTGCTCTGTTCTGTGCACGGCTGCAACCAGCACCAGCAGTACTGGTTATACGCTCTCCTTATCACTTGGCTGATTTTTTTCCACCATTAAATCTAGATCTAAACTCTTTCAATAGACACACCTCCTAGCTGTCATAAAACAAACACGAGCCAGAGAGGTCTGTTCGCGAAAAAAAAAAGTTATCATAAAATGTAAATTTGATTTTATATCTCCTTCAGCTACAGTGGCGCCACAATGCTTTCCTACTTCGCTTCTCATCTCACCTACTCTACCACCTAAAATAGATATCAATGTTTCGTCTTAGGCcctgttcgttttgctgaaaagcAATGGTTGAAAATagtgttcgctgatttgttgtgagagaaaacactgtttgtTCACTGAAATAATACGActcataagagaagcgaacatatCAACAGGGCGTTAGTCTTACGTATGTCCTCAATATCTGCGGTGGGTATATTGTCGTTGCACGACGTCTCCCCATTCCCCTTTCATGGTCTCTACCACCATCATTACATGCTGCTCTTCACCAGCCAACCATAGAGATGCCGCGTGGCGCTAGACCTACCATAGCGTATAGTTGGCCAAACGGGCCACACGGCCCCGCTAGGCACGGCACTACGCGGATAGACTAGCCGTGCCGTGCCTGTTAATGCCGCCGTGCCGATatgccggcccaggcacggcactatcatGTCTTAGCCGTGTCGTGCTGTGTCACTGGGCACGGCGGCCCAGCAGTGCCCATGCCGGCACTGGCCCTATAAGTGATCAATACTTCAAACTGATCAGAATCACAAAGTCTGAATATTCAGAATCACAAACTGATCAGAATCACAAACTGAACAGAATCAAAGAGTCACATAAACTGATCAGAATCACAAACTGATCAGAATCAAAGAACTTATCAAAGAGTCTAAGTCACACAAAGTTACATGTTCAGAGAACTTATCAAAGACTCAAAGTCAAATAATCACACAAACACAGCAGAGAACTCAAGCGTCTCGTCGTCGGATCCAGCCATCGCCACTCGTCGGCGCCCCGGTCCCTCAATGGCTTCagacaaaacagagcaagggTTAGTACAGattgagggttagggttagggttagggttatggaCTTACCTTCAAAGCCGGAGCACTAGAGTCGCCGGTGAGGTCGACGAGGCACGGATCCGATGAGCACAGACGACGAGGGATGGATCCGGCGAGAAAACCGACGGATCTAGAGAGGAAACCAATGGATCCGACGAGGTCGACGACGGATCTGGCGAGGACGAAGCGagatcaagggttagggttagggattgtgcAGCGATGGCTCCAGAGGCCACCGGAGAGCGAGAAGAAGTGAGAAAGTCGGAGG
Above is a genomic segment from Miscanthus floridulus cultivar M001 chromosome 3, ASM1932011v1, whole genome shotgun sequence containing:
- the LOC136545947 gene encoding protein QUIRKY-like codes for the protein MAARGGGGGPPPPGPLPMVRRLAVEVVDARDLVSKDGLGTSSAFAVVDFDGQRKRTRTVPRDLNPQWHERLEFVVHDPANMHGEALDISLYHDRRFNPSGSGGGSGKNHFLGRVRIYGSQFSRRGEEGIVYFPLEKRSLISWIRGEVGLKIYYYDEPAVMPPPPEEKPPEQADNAPPPEVPPEAPRELPDMPAPTEAAVEVQQPAAQPPIIIVEEAPMHPPMMMPPMHGPHGPHGPMMPPPMHGPHGPHGPVMPPPVHGPHGAMTPPPLEPPQPEPEPAPEPESGDQYPPEVRKTRMATERVRVVRHPSGGLGPDYYAPSPRVIPGRFVSTGESVEPVQSSSYDLVEPMRYLFVRVVRVRGIRACEGPYVKVQAGPHSLRSRPGRDVSGTGNPEWNQVFAISHARTEPTLEISVWDGGAPSPAEAFLGGVCFDLSDVPVRDQPDGPLAPQWYRLEGGEPGMVTGDIMVAVWIGTQADDAFPEAWNTDAPYAAYTRSKVYQSPKLWYLRASVIEAQDLRVPAPLPGLPFDVRVKIQLGFQSARTRRSVASSSGSAFAWSEDLMFVASEPLDDNIIVLVEDRSMIKEPALLGHATIPVTTIEQRLDERQIVASRWFTLEGGTSGIGMPPGNAGGPPAFYSGRLHLRLCLEGGYHVLDEAAHVCSDYRPTAKQLWKPPVGVLELGIMGACGLLPMKTKGGVKGSTDAYCVAKYGKKWVRTRTITDSLNPQWNEQYTWQVYDPCTVLTVAVFDNWRMFAGPGDERQDYRIGKVRVRVSTLESNRAYTASYPLLVLLRSGLKKMGEVQLAVRFSSPAQLPDTWATYTTPLLPRMHYLRPIGVAQQEALRGAAVRTVATWLARSEPPLGPEVVKYMLDADAHTWSVRRAKANWFRIMGVLAWAVGLARWLDGVQRWRNPSTTVLVHALYLVLVWYPELVVPTASLYVFMIGVWYYRFRPRGPAGMDARLSQADTVDGDELEEEFDPVPPPEVLRLRYERLRTLAGRVQRVMGDVAAQGERLQALVSWRDPRASRIFVGVSFAVAVALYAMPPKMVAVASGFYYLRHPMFRDPMPPPAVNFFRRLPSLSDRLL